One window of Cupriavidus oxalaticus genomic DNA carries:
- a CDS encoding SDR family oxidoreductase, producing MLLKDKIVIVSGIGPGLGIKLAVEAAREGARAVAIAARTAAKLDEAQARIDALGADCEVLKVVTDITDRAQSRHLASETVRRFGRIDALVNSAFQHGNFPEPVEAADLDVWRQVFDTNVFGTMTLTQEVAALMKPQGGGAIVMINTQATRKPMPGESGYAASKGALAVAVKYLARELGPHGIRANSIFMGWMWGAPVQGYVRHAAAEQGVAEDAIIAPVASQIALGRMPTDDDCARAALFLVSDYARAITGASLDANGGDFMP from the coding sequence ATGCTGCTGAAAGACAAGATCGTGATCGTATCGGGCATCGGCCCCGGTCTGGGCATCAAGCTGGCGGTAGAGGCCGCGCGCGAGGGCGCCCGCGCCGTTGCCATCGCCGCGCGCACCGCCGCGAAGCTGGACGAGGCCCAGGCCCGCATCGATGCACTGGGCGCCGACTGTGAAGTGCTGAAGGTGGTGACCGACATCACCGACCGCGCCCAGTCCCGCCATCTCGCCAGCGAGACCGTGCGCCGCTTCGGCCGCATCGACGCGCTGGTCAACAGCGCCTTCCAGCACGGCAATTTCCCCGAGCCGGTGGAAGCCGCCGACCTGGACGTCTGGCGCCAGGTGTTCGACACCAATGTCTTCGGCACCATGACGCTGACGCAGGAGGTGGCCGCGCTGATGAAGCCGCAGGGCGGCGGCGCCATCGTGATGATCAACACCCAGGCCACGCGCAAGCCGATGCCCGGCGAATCGGGCTACGCCGCGTCCAAGGGCGCGCTGGCGGTGGCGGTCAAGTACCTGGCGCGCGAGCTGGGGCCGCATGGCATCCGCGCCAACAGCATCTTCATGGGCTGGATGTGGGGCGCGCCGGTGCAGGGTTATGTGCGCCACGCCGCGGCCGAACAGGGGGTCGCCGAGGACGCTATCATCGCACCGGTGGCTTCCCAGATTGCGTTGGGCCGCATGCCGACGGACGACGACTGCGCGCGCGCGGCGCTGTTCCTGGTGTCGGACTACGCCCGTGCGATCACCGGGGCCTCGCTGGATGCCAACGGTGGCGACTTCATGCCCTGA
- a CDS encoding acetyltransferase, with amino-acid sequence MTRYFAFNGDADGLCALQQLRLARRLHPGDAALVTGVKRDIRLLERIDACAGDTVTALDISLEQNRDGLLRLLAAGAQVDYFDHHHAGELPSHAGLRAHIDESAAVCTSILVDRHLDGRHRRWAITAAFGDNLGDVARAMAAQARLDARETLMLERLGTCLNYNAYGECVADLHCDPAELAQHMLPFADPLEFAAQCATYALLCDGYEDDMAQARRLSPVHEVPGAALLVLPDAPWARRAIGVLANELVRGRPGDAIGLLSPKSGGGFAVSVRVPAHSITGAADFCRAFETGGGRRLAGGINHLPDAEVERFTRSFADCFGAPFNQAGPAGQTP; translated from the coding sequence ATGACCCGCTACTTTGCCTTCAACGGCGACGCCGACGGCCTGTGTGCCCTGCAGCAGCTGCGCCTGGCCCGTCGTTTGCACCCCGGCGATGCGGCGCTGGTCACCGGCGTCAAGCGCGATATCCGCCTGCTCGAGCGGATCGACGCCTGTGCCGGAGATACCGTGACGGCGCTGGACATCTCGCTCGAACAGAACCGCGACGGGCTGCTGCGGCTGCTCGCCGCCGGTGCGCAGGTGGACTACTTCGACCACCACCACGCCGGCGAGCTGCCGTCGCATGCCGGTCTGCGCGCGCATATCGACGAAAGCGCGGCGGTCTGCACCAGCATCCTGGTCGACCGCCACCTCGACGGGCGCCACCGGCGCTGGGCGATCACCGCCGCCTTTGGCGACAACCTCGGCGACGTGGCGCGCGCGATGGCGGCGCAGGCGCGGCTGGACGCGCGCGAAACCCTGATGCTGGAACGGCTCGGCACCTGCCTGAACTACAACGCGTATGGCGAGTGCGTGGCGGACCTGCATTGCGATCCCGCCGAGCTGGCGCAGCACATGCTGCCGTTCGCCGACCCGCTGGAGTTCGCCGCGCAGTGCGCCACCTACGCGCTGCTGTGCGATGGCTACGAGGACGACATGGCCCAGGCGCGCCGCCTGTCGCCCGTGCATGAAGTCCCCGGCGCCGCGCTGCTGGTGCTGCCGGACGCACCGTGGGCACGGCGCGCGATCGGTGTGCTGGCCAACGAGCTGGTGCGCGGACGTCCCGGCGATGCGATCGGCCTGCTGTCGCCCAAATCCGGCGGCGGCTTTGCGGTCAGCGTGCGCGTGCCGGCGCACAGCATCACCGGTGCGGCCGACTTCTGCCGCGCCTTCGAGACCGGAGGCGGCCGGCGCCTGGCCGGGGGCATCAACCACCTGCCCGACGCCGAAGTGGAGCGCTTCACGCGCAGCTTTGCCGACTGCTTCGGCGCGCCGTTCAACCAGGCTGGCCCGGCGGGACAAACTCCGTAA
- a CDS encoding 3,4-dihydroxy-2-butanone-4-phosphate synthase: MSTANALPPMADVLAALAAGQRVVVIEDETTEATGCVLVTAERTTEADVNFMAAEARGLVCMAITEARRDRLQLPPMAASQRQRERYTVSIEAATGVSTGISAADRALTLRVAAAARAQPADLVQPGHIFPVVAQADGVLRRAGFAEACSDLPRLAGRVAAGAYAMLLDDDGDLLRGPGLLAFAQRHGLAAVSISGLIHHRLLTEGALRRTCSTGLDTPFGRFTVHAYHDAPADALHLALVLGEPDPSRPVLTRVQAVEMQRDVLAFGTPAQSTSQPAWNLERSLARIGAEGCGVLVLLDERESPQQRLARLAAPPAAAPAPAFAQRALGVGAQILRDVGAHKLRLLSHPVPYRAVTGFDLEVTEFVPPGQPG; the protein is encoded by the coding sequence ATGAGCACGGCCAACGCCTTGCCGCCGATGGCCGACGTGCTTGCCGCACTGGCCGCTGGCCAGCGCGTGGTGGTGATCGAGGACGAGACCACCGAGGCCACCGGCTGCGTGCTGGTTACCGCCGAACGCACCACCGAGGCCGACGTCAACTTCATGGCCGCCGAGGCGCGCGGCCTGGTCTGCATGGCCATCACCGAGGCGCGCCGCGACCGGCTGCAGTTGCCGCCGATGGCCGCCAGCCAGCGCCAGCGCGAGCGCTACACGGTGTCGATCGAAGCGGCCACCGGCGTCAGCACCGGCATTTCCGCGGCGGACCGGGCGCTGACGCTGCGCGTGGCGGCAGCGGCGCGCGCCCAACCGGCAGACCTGGTCCAGCCGGGACACATCTTTCCGGTGGTAGCGCAGGCCGACGGCGTGCTGCGCCGCGCCGGCTTTGCCGAGGCCTGCTCCGACCTGCCGCGGCTGGCCGGGCGTGTCGCCGCCGGCGCCTATGCGATGCTGCTTGATGACGACGGCGACCTGCTGCGCGGCCCCGGCCTGCTGGCGTTTGCGCAACGCCACGGGTTAGCCGCGGTCTCGATCAGCGGGCTGATCCACCACCGGCTGCTGACCGAAGGCGCGCTGCGCCGTACCTGCTCGACCGGGCTGGATACGCCGTTCGGGCGCTTCACCGTGCACGCCTACCACGACGCCCCTGCCGACGCGCTGCACCTGGCATTGGTGCTGGGCGAGCCCGATCCGTCCAGGCCGGTACTGACGCGCGTGCAGGCGGTGGAAATGCAGCGCGACGTGCTGGCCTTCGGCACGCCGGCGCAGTCCACCTCTCAGCCCGCCTGGAACCTGGAACGCTCGCTCGCCCGCATCGGCGCCGAGGGCTGCGGCGTGCTGGTGCTGCTGGACGAGCGCGAATCGCCGCAGCAGCGGCTGGCGCGGCTGGCCGCGCCGCCTGCCGCCGCGCCGGCGCCGGCCTTCGCGCAGCGCGCGCTGGGGGTCGGGGCGCAGATCCTGCGCGATGTGGGCGCGCACAAGCTGCGCCTGCTCAGCCATCCGGTGCCTTACCGCGCGGTCACCGGCTTCGACCTGGAGGTTACGGAGTTTGTCCCGCCGGGCCAGCCTGGTTGA
- a CDS encoding alpha/beta hydrolase codes for MPLDPQARAMLDAMAALPSPDFSTLRAADYRAALAAMPGFAPGDAIAAQHDLILDGAAGPLRARLYRPDDSAALPLVIYFHGGGFVLCGLDSHDNICRSLARRSGALVLSVDYRLAPEARFPAAAEDAVAAVRWAAAHAAQLGADPARIAVAGDSAGGNLAAVACQQVRGSGIALRHQLLLYPYLDCTDAATGSASYRECATGYFLSAAELDWYRAQYLGNRADAADVRASPLRQRDLHGLPPATIITAEYDPLRDQGEGYGEALQRAASSATVRRWPGQFHGFISMQGVIDAASDALDAAAAALRHAFGSSRQEAA; via the coding sequence ATGCCGCTCGACCCCCAGGCCCGCGCCATGCTTGATGCCATGGCCGCCTTGCCCAGCCCCGACTTCTCCACGCTGCGCGCCGCCGACTACCGTGCCGCGCTGGCGGCCATGCCCGGATTCGCACCCGGCGATGCCATCGCCGCGCAGCACGACCTGATCCTGGACGGTGCGGCCGGCCCGCTGCGGGCGCGCCTGTACCGGCCGGACGACAGCGCCGCGCTGCCGCTGGTGATCTATTTCCACGGCGGCGGCTTCGTGCTGTGCGGCCTCGATTCGCACGACAACATCTGCCGCAGCCTGGCGCGCCGCAGCGGCGCGCTGGTGCTGTCGGTCGACTACCGGCTCGCGCCGGAAGCGCGCTTCCCGGCCGCCGCGGAAGACGCGGTCGCGGCGGTGCGATGGGCGGCTGCGCATGCGGCGCAACTGGGTGCGGATCCGGCGCGGATCGCCGTGGCGGGCGACAGCGCCGGTGGCAACCTCGCCGCCGTAGCCTGCCAGCAGGTGCGCGGCAGCGGCATTGCCCTGCGGCACCAACTGCTGCTCTACCCTTACCTGGACTGCACCGATGCCGCGACCGGCAGCGCCAGCTACCGCGAATGCGCAACCGGCTACTTCCTGAGCGCGGCGGAACTGGACTGGTATCGCGCCCAGTATCTCGGCAATCGCGCCGATGCCGCGGACGTGCGCGCCAGCCCGCTGCGCCAGCGCGACCTGCATGGCTTGCCACCGGCCACCATCATCACCGCCGAGTACGACCCGCTGCGCGACCAGGGCGAAGGCTACGGCGAAGCGCTGCAGCGCGCGGCCAGCAGCGCCACCGTGCGCCGCTGGCCGGGGCAGTTCCATGGCTTCATCAGCATGCAGGGCGTGATCGATGCCGCCAGCGACGCACTGGATGCGGCCGCAGCGGCGCTGCGCCACGCGTTCGGCAGCAGCCGGCAGGAGGCAGCATGA
- a CDS encoding SDR family NAD(P)-dependent oxidoreductase, whose translation MAANPRQQAAVITGAGSGIGGALAHALAAQGYALALADIDADALEATRAALAGQGAIAIAVPTDVSDLRQMEHLCAEAFLRLGRVDLLVNNAGVLATGRCWELAPEVFERVLRINLWSVLYALRCFVPRMAAQGSGHIVNVASMAGLAVGPWLAPYTLSKQGVVALSEGLALELQAAGLPIRVSVVCPGPVATGIAAGLDGAGPQEVNQMNGALRSGIAAGMTPDEVARVILDGVSAGRFWILPHEQAAHAALARAQGIAAGSQPAFAL comes from the coding sequence GCAGGCCGCAGTGATTACCGGTGCGGGCAGCGGCATCGGCGGCGCGCTGGCGCATGCATTGGCGGCGCAGGGCTATGCGCTGGCACTGGCGGACATCGACGCCGACGCGCTCGAAGCGACGCGCGCGGCGCTTGCCGGCCAGGGCGCCATCGCGATCGCGGTCCCGACCGACGTATCCGACTTGCGGCAGATGGAGCACCTGTGCGCTGAAGCCTTCCTGCGCCTGGGCCGTGTCGACCTGCTAGTCAACAACGCCGGGGTGCTGGCCACGGGCCGCTGCTGGGAGCTGGCGCCGGAGGTCTTTGAGCGCGTGCTGCGCATCAACCTGTGGAGCGTGCTGTACGCACTGCGCTGCTTCGTGCCGCGCATGGCGGCGCAGGGTTCGGGCCATATCGTCAACGTGGCGTCGATGGCCGGGCTCGCGGTCGGCCCCTGGCTGGCGCCCTACACGCTGTCCAAGCAGGGCGTGGTAGCGCTCAGCGAAGGACTGGCGCTGGAGCTGCAGGCGGCCGGCCTGCCGATCCGGGTGTCGGTGGTCTGCCCCGGCCCGGTCGCCACCGGCATTGCCGCGGGCCTGGACGGCGCCGGGCCGCAGGAGGTGAACCAGATGAACGGCGCGCTGCGCAGCGGCATTGCCGCCGGCATGACGCCGGACGAGGTCGCGCGCGTGATCCTCGACGGCGTGTCGGCCGGCCGCTTCTGGATCCTGCCGCACGAGCAGGCGGCGCACGCCGCGCTGGCGCGCGCGCAAGGCATTGCCGCCGGCAGCCAGCCGGCCTTCGCGCTCTGA